In Oceanobacillus sp. FSL K6-2867, one DNA window encodes the following:
- a CDS encoding dipeptidase — MKIVDTHCDALLKLQLSKRGQFENQLSLDFRTASELQTNLVRLTKGNVMLQFFAIFVPPHVPSDEKWQHALEQIDLFHTEIINKNPQMKHIKKWNELTSLKSGEIGAVLTLEGADVFGNDLMKLRQLYRFGVLSVGLTWNNANLCADGAEEPRGGGLTLLGKEVVQLNNNHSVFTDVAHATVNGFWDIIEHAEYPIASHCNARAICDHPRNLDDDQIKAMITSNGLIHVVFYPPFIRKDKEEAQIDDLLKHIDHICALGGVQHIGFGSDFDGISNFVAGLEDAALYPALIEKLLHYYSEDEVKGFSYQNFINHHLVKGSH, encoded by the coding sequence GTGAAAATAGTTGATACACATTGTGACGCGCTATTAAAGCTGCAGCTTTCGAAAAGAGGACAATTTGAAAATCAGTTATCTTTGGACTTTCGTACTGCTTCTGAATTACAAACGAATTTAGTGCGTTTAACTAAAGGAAATGTCATGCTCCAATTTTTTGCTATCTTTGTTCCACCACATGTTCCATCAGATGAAAAGTGGCAGCATGCATTGGAGCAAATTGATTTATTTCATACGGAGATTATCAATAAAAATCCACAAATGAAGCATATTAAAAAATGGAATGAACTCACTTCTCTGAAATCGGGAGAAATTGGTGCAGTCTTAACATTAGAAGGAGCAGACGTATTTGGCAATGATTTAATGAAGCTTCGGCAGCTATACCGCTTTGGTGTTCTATCTGTCGGGCTAACGTGGAATAATGCTAATCTTTGCGCAGATGGAGCAGAGGAGCCGCGTGGTGGCGGGTTAACCTTGCTCGGTAAAGAAGTCGTTCAATTAAATAATAATCATAGCGTGTTTACAGACGTTGCACATGCAACGGTGAACGGTTTTTGGGATATTATCGAGCATGCTGAATATCCAATTGCCAGTCATTGCAATGCAAGGGCAATTTGTGATCATCCTAGGAATTTGGATGATGACCAAATCAAAGCAATGATTACTAGCAACGGTCTTATACATGTTGTCTTTTATCCTCCCTTTATTCGTAAAGATAAAGAAGAAGCTCAAATAGATGATTTACTGAAACATATTGATCATATTTGCGCACTTGGTGGCGTACAGCATATTGGGTTTGGATCGGACTTTGATGGGATATCAAACTTTGTTGCAGGATTAGAGGATGCTGCCTTATATCCGGCTCTTATTGAAAAACTTTTGCATTATTATTCAGAGGATGAGGTTAAGGGTTTCAGTTATCAAAACTTCATAAATCACCATCTCGTTAAAGGTTCACATTAA
- a CDS encoding glutathione ABC transporter substrate-binding protein, with amino-acid sequence MRIQKKSYILFLLVGLISTLLIACASEPNDTDESGKGNKDDRNSQGGELVVAKQSDVVSLDPAASNDTPSSDVQRNIFETLVTQDENMKIKPLLAESWEQIDDTTWVFKLREGIKFHDGSEFNAEAVKANIDRTLDPEVGSPRAIMYNMITEVEIIDDYIVQFKTAYPFAPLPAHLAHPGGVMISKEQIEEDYAAMKNGENPGTVISANPQGTGPFVYDDWQPGQFVRLLKNEDYWGEPAKLDSVTFKVVAEDLTRIAELETGDTDITNPLSPSDVSQIEATDGLSVQRQESSALSYLGFNMAKEPFNDVRVRQAISMAIDKEQIIEGIYDGIGIPAKGPIAPNVFGYNEEVAGLDFNVEAAKELLAEAGFEDGFSTTIWTNDDRERIDTATNIQAQLSEIGIDAEVEILEWGAMLEQTANGEHDMFVFGWTTVTGDADNGLYPLFHSENLGNAGNRTFTEDAELDELLDQARQTVDSKKRLELYRQVQELLVEIAPMVYIHHQEYLLGVNENVKGLSQMPTQLLNLKDVYVK; translated from the coding sequence ATGAGAATTCAGAAGAAATCATATATTTTATTTTTGTTAGTTGGCTTAATAAGCACGTTACTCATTGCTTGTGCTAGCGAGCCTAATGATACAGATGAATCAGGCAAAGGAAACAAGGATGACCGTAATTCACAAGGCGGCGAATTAGTAGTTGCTAAGCAATCTGATGTGGTGTCACTTGATCCAGCTGCATCTAATGATACGCCATCCAGTGATGTACAGCGCAATATTTTTGAAACACTGGTAACGCAAGACGAAAATATGAAGATCAAACCATTGCTTGCTGAAAGCTGGGAGCAAATTGATGATACAACATGGGTGTTTAAGCTTCGCGAGGGTATCAAATTCCATGACGGTTCTGAATTTAACGCAGAGGCTGTGAAAGCGAATATCGATCGTACACTTGACCCGGAAGTTGGATCACCAAGAGCGATTATGTACAATATGATTACCGAAGTAGAGATAATCGATGATTATATCGTACAGTTTAAAACAGCGTACCCATTCGCGCCACTTCCAGCGCATCTTGCCCATCCAGGTGGGGTGATGATTTCCAAGGAACAAATTGAAGAAGACTATGCTGCGATGAAAAATGGAGAGAATCCTGGAACAGTGATTAGTGCAAACCCACAAGGAACAGGACCATTTGTATATGATGATTGGCAGCCAGGTCAATTTGTACGCTTGTTAAAAAATGAAGATTATTGGGGTGAGCCTGCAAAACTGGATTCGGTAACATTTAAAGTTGTTGCGGAAGATTTAACTCGTATCGCAGAACTTGAAACTGGTGATACGGATATTACAAATCCACTGAGTCCATCAGATGTCAGCCAAATCGAAGCAACAGATGGCTTATCTGTTCAACGTCAGGAAAGCTCTGCATTATCCTATTTAGGATTTAATATGGCAAAAGAACCATTTAATGATGTGCGTGTAAGACAAGCAATCTCAATGGCTATTGATAAAGAGCAAATTATTGAAGGAATTTATGATGGGATAGGTATACCTGCTAAAGGTCCAATCGCTCCGAATGTATTTGGTTATAATGAAGAGGTTGCTGGTCTCGATTTTAATGTGGAGGCAGCGAAAGAATTGCTGGCTGAAGCTGGTTTTGAGGATGGTTTTTCAACAACCATCTGGACAAATGATGATCGCGAGCGGATTGATACTGCTACAAATATTCAGGCACAGCTCAGTGAAATTGGAATTGATGCTGAGGTAGAAATCCTGGAATGGGGAGCAATGCTTGAGCAAACTGCTAATGGCGAGCATGATATGTTTGTCTTCGGCTGGACTACAGTAACTGGTGATGCAGATAATGGATTATATCCACTATTCCATTCAGAAAACCTGGGAAATGCCGGCAATCGCACATTTACCGAGGATGCAGAGCTTGATGAATTATTAGATCAGGCCCGCCAAACTGTAGATTCTAAGAAGCGATTAGAGCTCTACCGTCAAGTGCAGGAACTATTAGTTGAAATAGCACCAATGGTTTACATCCATCATCAGGAATATTTACTCGGTGTAAATGAAAACGTGAAAGGCCTGTCACAAATGCCGACCCAGCTTTTAAACTTGAAAGACGTATATGTAAAATAA
- a CDS encoding ATP-binding protein encodes MKQLWEKVSLKGQVMLFTSLIVLLPLLLLSVFVAHNQAKNTKEYLAEKVQISASHIAYHALIQDALLNGKSNQELVDYVELVREENNFLYIVVMDNQKIRFTHPDREKIGQTFVGSDAEEVFNGEKYTSEDIGTLGPSMRAFHPVWDQEGNQIGAVAVGIATKSIKEAVYENQIILMIITAISLIIGLIGAWLLANRLKRTLNGMEPKEIGLAIQERNSMLEAVNDGILAINNTGEILLANDTARQFLRRTGYHGQFENTPIDLIWPELKLQEAITAKSPVKHELIKKGDVETIVTRVPMYVNNQCVGALATFNERSQLHDIMRDLIGAEVYAHSLRSETHEFMNKLHIIQAMVETESYNELKDYIEDISERYHMKTASAVSQVGQLVEDVSIAHYLSKRIGWMEQMGVNVHIQSGIPWPSMNTDFIDAWVTVIGNTFDNAWEAMRHKEHKNLTLTLKQVGGVLRYVIEDNGIGFSASEQKSLASSKKGDHGYGIANIKRKLQVLNGTLDILSEKDKGTIITIHIPYTERRERVD; translated from the coding sequence ATGAAGCAACTATGGGAGAAAGTCTCATTAAAAGGCCAAGTGATGCTATTTACTAGTCTTATTGTCTTGTTACCGCTCCTTTTGCTGAGTGTGTTTGTCGCGCATAACCAAGCCAAAAACACAAAGGAGTATCTAGCCGAAAAGGTTCAAATCAGCGCTAGCCATATTGCTTATCATGCACTGATTCAAGATGCGCTTCTAAATGGAAAATCGAATCAGGAATTAGTTGATTATGTTGAGCTTGTTCGAGAGGAAAATAACTTTTTATACATTGTTGTAATGGATAATCAAAAAATTCGTTTCACCCATCCTGACCGGGAAAAAATTGGACAAACCTTTGTTGGGTCAGATGCTGAAGAAGTCTTTAATGGTGAAAAATATACATCAGAAGATATTGGCACTCTAGGTCCGTCCATGAGGGCTTTTCATCCAGTTTGGGATCAGGAAGGGAATCAAATTGGAGCTGTAGCTGTAGGGATTGCAACGAAGTCGATTAAAGAGGCTGTCTACGAAAACCAGATTATTTTGATGATAATTACTGCGATAAGCTTGATAATTGGTCTTATTGGCGCCTGGTTACTAGCAAACCGATTAAAGAGAACGTTAAATGGAATGGAGCCAAAAGAAATTGGTTTAGCTATCCAAGAAAGGAATTCTATGCTGGAGGCTGTTAATGATGGCATACTAGCGATCAATAATACAGGAGAGATTCTCCTAGCCAACGATACAGCCAGGCAATTTTTAAGGCGTACTGGTTACCATGGTCAATTCGAAAATACACCGATTGATCTCATTTGGCCTGAATTAAAACTTCAAGAAGCGATAACGGCAAAATCTCCTGTTAAGCATGAATTAATCAAAAAAGGGGATGTCGAAACAATTGTTACCAGAGTGCCCATGTATGTCAACAATCAATGTGTCGGTGCACTGGCAACCTTTAATGAAAGAAGCCAGCTTCATGATATAATGAGGGACCTTATCGGTGCAGAAGTATATGCACATAGCTTAAGGAGTGAAACACATGAATTTATGAATAAACTCCATATTATTCAAGCAATGGTGGAAACAGAATCCTATAATGAGTTAAAAGATTATATTGAAGATATTTCTGAGCGTTACCATATGAAAACAGCAAGTGCTGTAAGTCAAGTTGGACAGCTTGTGGAGGATGTGAGTATTGCTCACTACTTATCTAAAAGAATTGGTTGGATGGAACAAATGGGGGTTAACGTTCATATCCAAAGTGGAATACCTTGGCCAAGCATGAATACGGATTTCATTGATGCGTGGGTTACGGTGATCGGGAATACCTTTGATAATGCATGGGAAGCAATGCGGCATAAAGAGCATAAAAATCTGACACTCACCTTAAAGCAAGTCGGAGGCGTACTCCGTTACGTGATTGAAGACAATGGTATTGGTTTTTCTGCAAGTGAGCAAAAGTCTTTAGCAAGCTCGAAAAAAGGCGATCATGGTTATGGAATAGCCAATATCAAAAGGAAGCTTCAAGTACTTAATGGAACACTGGACATCTTATCAGAAAAAGATAAAGGAACTATTATTACGATTCACATTCCGTATACAGAAAGGCGTGAGAGAGTTGATTAA